A genomic region of Cuculus canorus isolate bCucCan1 chromosome 24, bCucCan1.pri, whole genome shotgun sequence contains the following coding sequences:
- the LOC128854433 gene encoding proline-rich protein 2-like, with protein sequence MLWGTLSMGQPPHGAPKPTPWGTGAMGYPCHGAPKPWGTHTMGSPHYGVEEGDPLAARWGGGQDGPACPTPLSLCSPTEGEGGHCPRPPCCPPATRQGPHRPLQPRPRTQRRRKGTRTDPDGGGPPTPRRRGDTGCPPSCWLWVQTSPPPEPPPRPPEAGSEQCSEVTPPHRLAQRSSQPPTPLAWGEADSDWGN encoded by the exons ATGCTCTGGGGCACCCTTtccatggggcagccaccccaTGGGGCACCCAAACCTACGCCGTGGGGCACAGGTGCCATGGGATACCCATGCCATGGGGCACCCAAACCTTGGGGGACCCACACTATGGGGTCCCCACACTATGGGGTGGAAGAAGGGGACCCCCTCGCCGCACGGTGGGGTGGGGGTCAGGATGGCCCTGCATGCCCcacccctctctctctctgcagccccACCGAAGGCGAGGGGGGGCACTGCCCCCGGCCCCCCTGCTGCCCGCCAGCCACGAGGCAGGGCCCTCACCGGCCCCTCCAGCCGCGTCCCCGCACCCAGCGCCGGCGCAAGGGCACCCGGACGGACCCCGACGGGGGGGGCCCCCCCACCCCGAG GCGCAGGGGCGACACGGGTTGCCCCCCCAGCTGCTGGCTCTGGGTGCAAACCAGCCCCCCCCCAGAGCCGCCTCCGCGCCCCCCGGAAGCCGGCAGCGAGCAGTGTTCCGAGGTGACCCCCCCGCACCGCCTCGCCCAGAGGAGCTCACAGCCCCCAACCCCCCTGGCCTGGGGTGAGGCAGACAGCgactggggaaactga
- the CELSR2 gene encoding cadherin EGF LAG seven-pass G-type receptor 2 — protein sequence MGAPPARGAALPLLPLLLLLPGPATGTDPGSSILTGTATGIPSGTDIGTGISVPAGTNIPSGTDIGPGIATGSGTGIGTGLCPPAAPPPLLQPRGGSGDSGGDGAAPSTGGDSDRGSGGTGSTGEGAADTHVSGDTGSTGDAECTADPGGARVLRGAAINGDTGHAAETEQLPRDTGSTGEMASTGDTGGTMSIGDAGDTGGAFIPRNTGSTGKMTSTGGTGGTGDTMSIKDAGDTGGAFIPRNTGSTGNVMSIRDTRGTGDTMSIGDGGDTGGAFIPQNTRSTGNVMSIRDAGHTEDARSTRVSRDTGSTEELMSTRDIGDSLTTRTTRTPMTHSRRRRSPNAAPQFQPSSYQASVGENQPVGTPVTQVTAVDPDEGEAGRLRYTMAALFDSRSDALFAMDPVTGAITTAALLDRESKSTHVFRVTAMDHGTPRRSAMATLTVTVSDTNDHDPAFEQLEYRESVRENLEVGYEVLTVRATDGDAGPNANVLYRLLNAGGANEVFEIDSRSGVIRTRGPVDREAVEAFELLVEATDQGQEPGPRSATATVRITVEDDNDNAPQFSEKRYVAQVPEDVAPNSAVLRVTATDCDKGSNALVHYSIVSGNTRGHFYIDAQTGALDVVSPLDYEVNKEFNLRIRAQDGGRPPLSNISGLVTIQVLDVNDNAPIFVSTPFQATVLENVPVGYSVIHIQAIDADSGDNGRLVYTLLETGAGFPFAINNGTGWIVVASELDREAVDFYSFGVEAQDQGSPPMASSASVSVTILDVNDNSPEFTQREYSARLNEDAAVGTSVLTVSAIDRDANSVITYQISSGNTRNRFSITSQSGGGLISLALPLDYKLERQYLLTIAASDGTRQDTAQVVVNVTDANTHRPVFQSSHYTVNVNEDRPVGTTVVVISATDEDTGENARITYLMEDSIPQFHIAAETGAVTTQMELDYEDQVSYTLAITARDNGIPQKSDTTYLEILVSDVNDNAPQFLRDSYQGSVYEDVPAFTSVVQVSATDRDSGLNGRVFYTFQGGDDGDGDFIIESTSGIVRTLRRLDRENVPFYTLQAFAVDKGVPAKRMPVEIQVTVLDVNDNPPVFERDEFDIFVEENSPIGLVVARITATDPDEGTNAQIMYQIVEGNIPEVFQLDIFSGELTALADLDYETKAEYIMVVQATSAPLVSRATVHVRLRDVNDNSPQLKNFEILFNNYITNRSGSFPGGVIGRIPAHDPDVSDSLTYSFEQGNELNLVLLDRRSGDLRLSPALDNNRPLEAIMRVSVSDGVHSATAQCTLRVTVITDEMLSNSITLRLADMSQERFLSPLLSRFLEGVAAVLATPRHRVVLFNIQTDTDVGTARILNVSLSVLLPTSGHGARFFSSEELQERLYLNRSLLAAISAQRVLPFDDNICLREPCENYMRCVSVLQFDSSAPFLASDTILFRPIHPVTGLRCRCPPGFTGDYCETEIDLCYSSPCGSNGRCRSREGGYTCECHEDFTGEHCELSARGGRCAPGVCRNGGTCLNLLVGGFRCQCPPGHYEKPFCTMSTRSFPPRSFLTFRGLRQRFHFTLALTFATKERDGLLLYNGRFNEKHDFVALEIVDEQVQLTFSAGETTTTVSPFVPGGVSDGQWHRVQLHYYNKPVVGRSGLPQGPSEQKVAVVTVDDCDTGMALRFGPVLGNYSCAAQGTQSGSKKSLDLTGPLLLGGVPTLPESFPIRSRHFVGCMRHLHIDQRPIDMANFIANNGTLPGCPAKKTLCDATTCHNGGTCVHEWDGFSCRCPPGFGGKTCQEELGGAQRFMGSSRVTWSVLALPPALPWHLALLFRTRHPQGLLLRASAGTAAVTVQLSEGQAEAGVWQGGSRLAWLRLPHTKVNDGDWHHLQLELRGAPGRDPPATLLLLALDYGRLQAVADVAAGLQGLRLRALSLGGLAGDGGTVEQGFRGCLQGVRVGATAGSAVALSVAQAEVVNVEGGCAPPDPCDSGPCPPNSFCSDDWDSFSCRCHPGYFGDSCVSACALNPCQPPATCARRPGSVHGYACECPQGHFGPYCEHREAQPCPRGWWGHPTCGPCNCDVTKGFDPDCNKTTGECRCKENHYRPAGSASCLLCECYPSGSLSRRCDATSGQCPCKPGVIGRHCDRCDNPFAEVTATGCEVNYDSCPRAIEASIWWPRTRFGLPAVAPCPKGSVGTAVRHCDEHKGWLPPNLFNCSSLAFAALRGWAERLARNESSLDPVQSQHVALQLHEATRRTAAYFGSDLRLAYRLASRLLQHESHQRGFRLAATQDIHFTENLLRVGSALLDASNKRHWELIQQTEGGTAWLLKHFEDYASALAQNMPQTYLSPFTIVTPNIVVSVVRLDKGSFAGTRLPRYEALRGEKPPDLETTVILPDSVFRPPEGRHSTAGHGQPPQGVQEEDEEAAEEEEEEEEEEEQEEVTLVTRRKRHPSLSKGQAIASVIIYRTLAALLPEQYDSDKRSLRVPKRPIINTPVVSISVHTAGTQAPRALAKPITLQFRLLETQERSKPICVFWNHSLLAGGTGGWSARGCEVVFRNQSHVSCQCHHLTSFAVLMDISRRENGEILPLAALTYASLGVGLAGLLLAVLALGGLRGLRSNRHSIRRHGATALLLAQLVFLLGINQADSPLACTVVAILLQFLYMSAVGWALLEGLHLYRRRSEPRHVDRGPMRFYHVLGWGLPAFITGLAVGLDPEGYGNPDFCWLSIHDSLVWSLAGPSACAVAVSVLFLVLAARATCATPQGCEKRGTSSGLQTAVVLLALPTLAWLLALLSVNSDALLFHYLFAISNCLQGPLIFLFCVVLSKEVRRSLRLSCARRRAPDPTLATKSTLTPAYGCDSTYVAGRLYPVPAGGSTGSLHSTARSGRSHHSYIPFVRREDSGLAGSPGQQVLAEPGGLFLDTQDQHEEHDTDSDSDLSLDDDHSGSFGSTHSSESEDEAPPGWDALPGPPLLPPTPGDSLVAPAQPYWPGEFVTTASESEGPGGSETLRVEPVGGEGPLRGEPPRLNGEAPPRIPPLLPLPHPHKGILKKKGLPAISERGSTQRLGPPPPPPTSSGSEGSRVGVPATPRPRQTLQEQLSGVTPIAMSIKAGTVDEDSSGSESDETSI from the exons GATGAGCATCGGGGatgctggggacactgggggcgCCTTCATCCCCAGGAACACCGGGAGCACCGGGAAGATGACGAGCACCGGGGGTACCGGGGGCACCGGGGACACGATGAGCATCAAGGATGCTGGGGACACCGGGGGTGCCTTCATCCCCAGGAACACCGGGAGCACCGGGAACGTGATGAGCATCAGGGACACCCGGGGCACCGGGGACACGATGAGCATCGGGGATGGTGGGGACACCGGGGGTGCCTTCATCCCCCAAAACACCAGGAGCACCGGGAACGTGATGAGCATCAGGGATGCCGGACATACTGAGGATGCTCGGAGCACCCGAGTCTCCAGGGACACCGGGAGCACCGAGGAGTTGATGAGCACCAGGGACATTGGGGACTCCCTGACCACaaggaccaccaggacccccatgACCCACAGCCGTCGGCGCCGCAGCCCCAACGCGGCCCCGCAATTCCAGCCCTCCAGCTACCAGGCCTCGGTGGGGGAGAACCAGCCGGTGGGGACACCGGTGACACAAGTGACAGCGGTGGACCCTGACGAGGGCGAGGCGGGACGGTTGCGCTACACCATGGCCGCCCTCTTCGACAGCCGCTCTGACGCCCTCTTCGCCATGGACCCCGTCACCGGCGCCATCACCACCGCCGCCCTCCTGGACCGCGAGAGCAAGAGCACCCACGTCTTCCGGGTGACGGCGATGGACCACGGCACACCCCGGCGCAGCGCCATGGCCACGTTGACAGTGACAGTGAGCGACACCAATGATCACGACCCGGCTTTCGAGCAGCTTGAGTACCGGGAGAGCGTGCGGGAGAACCTGGAGGTGGGCTACGAGGTGCTGACGGTGCGGGCCACCGACGGTGACGCCGGTCCTAATGCCAATGTCCTCTACCGTCTCCTCAACGCTGGTGGCGCCAATGAGGTCTTCGAGATAGATTCCCGCTCAGGTGTCATCCGCACCCGTGGCCCCGTGGACCGCGAAGCGGTAGAGGCTTTCGAGCTGTTGGTGGAGGCCACGGATCAGGGCCAGGAGCCGGGACCCCGCAGCGCCACGGCCACAGTCCGCATCACTGTGGAGGACGATAACGACAACGCGCCACAGTTCAGCGAGAAGCGTTACGTGGCGCAGGTCCCTGAGGACGTGGCGCCCAACTCGGCTGTGCTGCGGGTGACAGCCACTGACTGTGACAAGGGCAGCAACGCCCTGGTGCACTACAGCATCGTTAGTGGCAACACCCGCGGCCACTTCTACATCGACGCACAGACGGGCGCGCTGGACGTCGTCAGCCCCTTGGATTACGAGGTCAACAAGGAGTTCAACCTACGGATCCGGGCGCAGGACGGTGGCCGCCCGCCCCTCTCCAACATCAGTGGCTTGGTCACCATCCAGGTGTTGGACGTCAACGATAACGCCCCCATCTTTGTCAGCACACCCTTCCAGGCCACTGTGTTGGAGAACGTGCCGGTGGGTTATTCTGTCATCCACATTCAAGCCATCGATGCCGATTCGGGTGACAACGGCCGGCTGGTCTACACCCTCCTGGAGACCGGTGCTGGCTTCCCCTTTGCCATCAACAACGGCACCGGGTGGATCGTGGTAGCCTCTGAGCTGGACCGGGAGGCAGTGGACTTCTACAGCTTTGGGGTGGAGGCTCAGGACCAAGGTAGTCCACCCATGGCGTCCTCAGCCAGTGTCAGCGTCACCATCCTGGATGTCAATGACAACAGCCCCGAGTTCACGCAACGGGAGTACAGCGCCCGCCTGAACGAGGACGCGGCGGTGGGCACCAGTGTCCTCACTGTCTCTGCCATTGACCGTGATGCCAACAGCGTCATCACCTACCAGATCTCCAGTGGCAACACCCGCAACCGATTCTCCATCACCAGTCAAAGTGGTGGTGGGCTCATCTCCCTCGCCTTGCCCCTGGACTACAAGCTGGAGCGGCAGTACCTCCTCACCATCGCTGCCTCCGATGGCACCCGCCAGGACACGGCCCAGGTGGTCGTCAATGTCACCGATGCCAACACTCACCGACCTGTCTTCCAGAGCTCTCACTACACCGTCAATGTTAATGAGGATCGGCCGGTGGGCACCACGGTAGTGGTCATCAGCGCCACAGATGAGGACACAGGGGAGAATGCCCGCATCACGTACCTGATGGAGGACAGCATCCCCCAGTTTCACATCGCTGCCGAGACGGGGGCCGTCACCACTCAGATGGAGCTGGACTATGAGGACCAGGTCTCCTACACCCTGGCCATCACGGCGCGTGACAATGGCATCCCACAGAAGTCTGACACCACCTATCTGGAGATCCTGGTGAGTGACGTCAATGACAACGCGCCCCAGTTCCTTCGTGACTCCTACCAGGGCTCTGTCTACGAGGATGTGCCGGCCTTCACCAGTGTCGTCCAGGTCTCTGCCACTGACCGTGATTCGGGGCTCAACGGCAGGGTCTTCTACACCTTCCAAGGGGGTGATGATGGTGACGGTGACTTCATCATCGAGTCTACCTCGGGCATCGTCCGCACCTTGCGCCGCCTCGACCGGGAGAACGTGCCATTCTACACCCTGCAGGCATTTGCTGTTGACAAGGGCGTCCCAGCCAAGCGGATGCCAGTGGAGATCCAAGTGACGGTGCTGGACGTCAATGACAACCCACCTGTCTTTGAGAGGGATGAGTTCGACATCTTTGTGGAGGAGAACAGCCCCATCGGCCTGGTGGTGGCCCGGATCACAGCCACCGACCCTGATGAGGGCACCAATGCCCAAATCATGTACCAGATCGTGGAGGGCAACATCCCTGAGGTCTTCCAGCTGGATATCTTCTCCGGTGAGCTCACTGCCTTGGCTGACCTGGACTACGAGACCAAGGCAGAGTACATCATGGTGGTCCAAGCCACCTCAGCCCCCCTGGTCAGCAGAGCTACTGTGCACGTCCGCCTTCGTGATGTCAATGACAACAGCCCTCAACTCAAGAACTTTGAGATCCTCTTCAACAACTACATCACCAACCGCTCGGGCAGCTTCCCTGGGGGGGTCATTGGCCGCATCCCGGCCCACGACCCTGATGTCTCCGACAGCCTCACCTACTCCTTCGAGCAGGGGAACGAGCTCAACCTGGTGCTGCTGGACCGCCGCAGCGGGGACCTGCGCCTCAGCCCCGCGCTGGACAACAACCGCCCGCTGGAGGCCATCATGAGGGTCTCCGTCTCAG ATGGGGTCCACAGCGCGACGGCCCAGTGCACGCTGCGGGTGACAGTGATCACCGACGAGATGCTGAGCAACAGCATCACCCTACGCTTGGCTGACATGTCCCAGGAGCGGTTCCTCTCTCCACTGCTCAGCCGCTTCCTGGAGGGGGTGGCAGCTGTCCTGGCCACCCCTCGCCACCGCGTCGTCCTCTTCAACATCCAAACGGACACAGATGTGGGGACCGCCCGTATCCTCAACGTCAGCCTCTCGGTGCTGCTGCCCACCTCAGGCCATGGTGCCCGCTTCTTCTCCTCCGAGGAGCTTCAGGAGCGCCTCTACCTCAACCGCTCCCTGTTGGCCGCCATCTCAGCCCAGCGGGTCCTGCCCTTCGATGACAACATCTGCCTGCGTGAGCCCTGCGAGAACTACATGCGCTGCGTCTCCGTCCTCCAGTTTGACAGCTCGGCACCCTTCCTCGCCTCCGACACCATCCTCTTCCGCCCCATCCATCCCGTCACCGGCCTGCGATGCCGCTGCCCACCCGGCTTCACCGGCGACTACTGCGAGACAGAGATCGACCTCTGCTACTCCAGCCCCTGCGGCAGCAACGGACGGTGCCGGAGCCGCGAGGGCGGCTACACCTGCGAGTGCCACGAGGATTTCACTG GGGAGCACTGTGAGCTGAGCGCCCGGGGGGGCCGCTGCGCCCCGGGGGTCTGCCGCAACGGGGGTACCTGCCTCAACCTGCTGGTGGGGGGGTTCCGCTGCCAGTGCCCCCCCGGGCACTACGAGAAGCCCTTCTGCACCATGAGCACCCGGAGCTTCCCCCCGCGCTCCTTCCTCACCTTCCGCGGCCTCCGCCAGCGCTTCCACTTCACCCTCGCCCTGAC GTTTGCCACCAAGGAGCGGGATGGGCTCCTGCTCTACAACGGGCGCTTCAACGAGAAGCACGACTTCGTGGCGCTGGAGATCGTGGATGAGCAGGTCCAGCTCACCTTCTCAGCAG GCGAGACCACCACCACGGTGTCACCCTTCGTGCCTGGCGGTGTCAGCGACGGGCAGTGGCACCGGGTCCAGCTGCACTATTACAACAAG CCGGTGGTGGGACGGTCGGGGCTGCCCCAGGGCCCCTCAGAGCAGAAGGTGGCAGTGGTGACAGTGGACGACTGTGACACCGGCATGGCCCTCCGCTTTGGCCCCGTCCTGGGCAACTACTCCTGCGCCGCTCAGGGCACCCAATCCGGCAGCAAGAA GTCTCTGGATCTGACGGGGCCGCTGCTGCTGGGCGGTGTGCCCACCCTGCCCGAGAGCTTCCCCATCCGCAGCCGCCACTTCGTGGGGTGCATGCGGCACCTCCACATCGACCAGCGTCCCATCGACATGGCCAACTTCATCGCCAACAACGGCACCCTGCCTG GTTGCCCTGCCAAGAAGACCCTGTGTGATGCCACCACGTGCCACAACGGTGGCACCTGCGTGCACGAGTGGGACGGGTTCAGCTGTCGCTGCCCACCCGGCTTCGGGGGCAAGACCTGCCAGGAAG agctggggggtGCACAGCGGTTCATGGGCAGCAGCCGGGTGACGTGGAGCGTGCTGGCACTGCCCCCCGCCCTGCCCTGGCACCTGGCGCTGCTGTTCCGTACCCGGCACCCCCAGGGGCTCCTGCTGCGAGCGAGCGCGGGCACCGCCGCTGTCACCGTGCAG CTGAGCGAGGGGCAGGCAGAGGCGGGCGTGTGGCAGGGGGGGTCCCGGCTGGCCTGGCTGCGCCTGCCCCACACCAAAGTCAACGACGGCGACTGGCACCACCTCCAGCTGGAACTGCGGGGGGCACCCGGCCGTGACCCCCCcgccaccctcctcctcctcgccctcGACTACGGCCGCCTCCAG GCGGTGGCCGAtgtggctgcagggctgcaggggctgcgGCTGCGGGCACTGAGCCTCGGGGGCCTGGCGGGCGACGGTGGCACCGTGGAACAGGGCTTCCGTGGCTGCCTGCAG GGCGTGCGTGTGGGCGCGACGGCGGGCAGCGCGGTGGCACTGAGCGTGGCACAGGCAGAGGTGGTGAATGTGGAAGGGGGCTGcgcccccccagacccctgcGACTCGGGGCCGTGCCCCCCCAACAGCTTCTGCAGCGACGACTGGGACAGCTTCTCCTGCCGCTGCCACCCCG gCTACTTCGGTGACAGCTGTGTGAGCGCGTGTGCCCTCAACCCGTGCCAGCCCCCCGCCACGTGTGCCCGCCGGCCGGGCTCGGTGCACGGCTACGCCTGCGAGTGTCCCCAGGGCCACTTCGGGCCATACTGCGAGCACCG GGAGGCACAGCCGTGCCCTCGGGGGTGGTGGGGACACCCCACCTGTGGCCCCTGCAACTGCGACGTCACCAAGGGCTTCGACCCCGACTGCAACAAGACAACGGGCGAGTGTCGCTGCAAG GAGAACCACTACCGCCCTGCGGGCAGCGCCTCGTGCCTGCTGTGCGAGTGCTACCCGAGCGGGTCCCTGTCGCGCCGCTGCGATGCCACCAGCGGGCAGTGCCCCTGCAAGCCCGGCGTCATCGGCCGCCACTGCGACCGCTGTGACAATCCCTTCGCTGAGGTGACCGCCACCGGCTGCGAAG TCAACTACGACAGCTGTCCCCGTGCCATCGAGGCCAGCATTTGGTGGCCCCGCACCCGCTTCGGGCTGCCTGCCGTGGCCCCCTGCCCCAAGGGCTCTGTCG GCACGGCGGTGCGGCACTGCGATGAGCACAAGGGCTGGCTGCCCCCCAACCTCTTCAACTGCAGCTCGCTGGCCTTCGCCGCGCTCCGGGGATGG GCGGAACGGCTGGCGCGCAACGAGTCATCGCTGGACCCGGTGCAGTCGCAGCACGTGGCACTGCAGCTGCACGAGGCCACGCGCCGCACGGCCGCCTACTTCGGCAGCGACCTGCGCCTGGCGTACCGGCTGGCCAGCCGCCTGCTCCAGCACGAGAGCCACCAGCGCGGCTTCCGCCTGGCGGCCACCCAGGACATCCACTTCACCGAG AACCTGCTGCGGGTGGGCAGTGCCCTGCTGGATGCCAGCAACAAGCGGCACTGGGAGCTGATCCAGCAGACGGAGGGAGGCACGGCGTGGCTGCTGAAGCACTTTGAGGACTACGCCAGCGCCCTGGCACAGAACATGCCCCAAACCTACCTCAGCCCCTTCACCATTGTCACCCCCAACATTG TGGTGTCGGTGGTGCGGCTGGACAAGGGCAGCTTCGCGGGCACACGGCTGCCGCGCTATGAGGCACTGCGAGGGGAGAAGCCCCCTGACCTGGAGACCACCGTCATCCTGCCCGACAGCGTCTTCCGGCCCCCCGAGGGCAGGC ACTCCACCGCCGGGCACGGGCAGCCACCACAGGGCgtgcaggaggaggatgaagaggctgctgaggaggaggaggaggaggaagaggaggaagagcaggaggaggtgacCCTGGTGACCCGACGCAAGCGGCACCCATCGCTGAGCAAGGGCCAGGCCATCGCCAGCGTCATCATCTACCGCACGCTGGCTGCGCTCCTGCCCGAGCAGTACGACAGCGACAAGCGCAGCCTCAG GGTGCCCAAGCGACCCATCATCAACACGCCGGTGGTGAGCATCAGTGTGCACACGGCGGGGACGCAAGCGCCGCGGGCATTGGCCAAACCCATCACCCTCCAGTTCCGGCTGCTGGAGACCCAGGAGCGCTCCAAGCCCATCTGTGTCTTCTGGAACCACTCCCTGCT GGCCGGTGGCACGGGCGGTTGGTCGGCGCGGGGCTGCGAGGTCGTCTTCCGCAACCAGAGCCACGTCAGCTGCCAGTGCCACCACCTCACCAGCTTCGCTGTCCTCATGGACATCTCCCGCCGCGAG AACGGCGAGATCCTGCCGCTGGCGGCGCTGACCTACGCGTCGCTGGGCGTGGGGCTGgcggggctgctgctggccGTGCTGGCgctgggggggctgcgggggctgcGCTCCAACCGACACAGCATCCGCCGCCACGGCGCCACTGCCCTCCTCCTCGCCCAGCTCGTCTTCCTCCTCGGCATCAACCAGGCTGACAGCCCG CTGGCGTGCACGGTGGTGGCCATCCTGCTGCAGTTCCTCTACATGAGCGCGGTGGGTTGGGCGCTGCTCGAGGGGCTGCATCTCTACCGGCGCCGCAGCGAGCCCCGGCACGTCGACCGCGGGCCCATGCGCTTCTACCatgtgctgggctgggggctgcccGCCTTCATCACCG GGCTGGCGGTGGGACTGGACCCCGAGGGCTACGGGAACCCCGACTTCTGCTGGCTCTCCATCCACGACAGCCTCGTGTGGAGCCTGGCGGGGCCCAGCGCCTGCGCCGTGGCC GTCAGCGTCCTCTTCCTCGTGCTGGCAGCCAGGGCTACCTGTGCCACCCCCCAGGGCTGCGAGAAGAGGGGCACGTC CTCTGGGCTGCAGACGGCGGTGGTGCTGCTGGCGCTGCCCACCCTGGCCTGGCTCCTGGCGCTGCTCTCGGTCAACAGCGACGCTCTGCTCTTCCACTACCTCTTCGCCATCTCCAACTGCCTCCAG ggccccctcatcttcctcttctgcgTGGTGCTGAGCAAAGAGGTGCGGCGCAGCCTGCGGCTCAGCTGCGCCCGCCGGCGTGCGCCCGACCCCACGTTGGCCACCAAGTCTACCCTGACCCCC GCCTATGGCTGTGACAGCACCTACGTGGCAGGGCGGTTGTACCCCGTACCTGCCGGCGGCTCTACCGGCTCCTTGCACAGCACCGCCCGCTCCGGCAGGAGCCACCACAGCTACATCCCCTTCGTGCGCCG GGAGGACTCGGGGCTGGCgggcagccctgggcagcaggTGCTGGCCGAGCCAGGGGGGCTTTTCCTTGACACCCAGGACCAGCACGAAG AACATGACACGGACTCGGACAGTGACCTCTCGCTGGATGACGACCACAGTGGCTCCTTTGGCTCCACACACTCCTCTGAGAGTGAGGATGAGGCCCCCCCTGGCTGGGATGCCCTACCCGGACcccccctgctgccccccacCCCTG GTGACAGCCTGGTGGCCCCAGCGCAGCCGTACTGGCCGGGGGAGTTCGTGACAACAGCGAGTGAGAGCGAGGGGCCGGGGGGCAGCGAGACCCTACGCGTGGAGCCAGTGGGGGGCGAGGGACCCCTCCGGGGTGAACCGCCCCGCCTCAATGGCGAGGCGCCCCCCAGGATCCCTCCATTGCTgcccctgccccatccccacaAAG GCATCCTGAAGAAGAAGGGCCTCCCCGCCATCAGCGAGCGGGGCAGCACCCAGCGCCTTGggccccccccgccgccccccacCTCCTCGGGCAGCGAGGGCAGCAGGGTGGGGGTCCCTGccaccccccgcccccgccagaccctgcaggagcagctcagcGGCGTCACCCCCATCGCTATGAGCATCAAGGCGGGCACCGTGGACGAGGACTCCTCCGGCTCCGA GAGCGACGAGACCTCCATCTAA